A genomic stretch from Mya arenaria isolate MELC-2E11 chromosome 10, ASM2691426v1 includes:
- the LOC128205891 gene encoding cAMP-responsive element-binding protein-like 2 produces the protein MNNTEDLDSKLQIIESPQHQEEQTEQPGPSEMSGDRPARRAGRRPGRKTAKMDVRAKLERSRQSARECRARKKLRYQYLEDLVANREKAVFALREEMEMWKNLCTEIDEGRSAENLKEKLLKTCDNQQVKTNE, from the exons ATGAATAACACAGAGGATTTAGACAGCAAACTTCAGATCATTGAATCACCACAACATCAAGAAGAGCAG ACAGAGCAGCCAGGACCCAGTGAGATGTCGGGAGATCGACCAGCGAGGCGAGCTGGGCGCCGGCCAGGCAGGAAGACGGCGAAAATGGATGTTCGGGCAAAACTTGAGCGCAGCAGACAGAGTGCACGGGAGTGTCGGGCACGTAAAAAGCTGAGATACCAATACCTTGAAGACTTGGTGGCCAACAGGGAGAAGGCTGTGTTTGCTCTAAGAGAGGAAATGGAAATg TGGAAGAACCTGTGTACTGAGATTGATGAAGGTCGGTCTGCCGAAAACCTGAAGGAGAAACTGCTGAAAACTTGTGATAACCAGCAGGTGAAAACCAATGAGTAG